The DNA region CATCAGTTGGTCGGTAGTAAACCGTAATGACTTGGGTTGTATCTGAAAAATGTCCCGACAACTCACCCTCGACAGAATCCATGCTGTACCCATCAATTTTTGGCACCGTTATCTCATATGGATCGCCTTGATAGCCTTGGATAATTTTGGGCATGCCAAGGCTTTTTTTCGTTCCAATTTCTTTTTGATACACCCAAACCGGAATTCCTTGTAATTGCGTGTCACTCATTATCTTGCTGCCTCTTTCTCATCAAATTGATTTTGATGCATTCGCCATGCTAATGTCAGCAAACTGACCTTGCACAAAATCTGCCAATACGGTTGCATCAATCCGGATTGAACGCCCAATTTCACCAGCTGAAACCACGATTGATGACGCTTTTTGTGCCGTTAAATCAAAGTAAATTGGAAATTTCTTTGTTTGCCAGATACCAACTGGATTATTAGCCCCATGAATATAACCTGTCGTTTTTTGAAGATCCTTTGTTGCAATCATATCAACGCGCTTATTGCCCGACACACTTGCTAATTTTTTTTCATCCAGATGCATATCTAACGGTACAACACCAATCACTGGTCCGGT from Weissella diestrammenae includes:
- a CDS encoding aminoacyl-tRNA deacylase yields the protein MAKKTRIKKILVEQILDKAGVPYETIVFNAGMNRSDEEMAQYHLTEHDIYKTLALTGNATGPVIGVVPLDMHLDEKKLASVSGNKRVDMIATKDLQKTTGYIHGANNPVGIWQTKKFPIYFDLTAQKASSIVVSAGEIGRSIRIDATVLADFVQGQFADISMANASKSI